The Styela clava chromosome 13, kaStyClav1.hap1.2, whole genome shotgun sequence genome has a window encoding:
- the LOC120332799 gene encoding kxDL motif-containing protein 1-like, protein MDNKEAVMNSSTLDQKLQNLINNEDVDAIIKAQQTTLRRLEKSNAMLTNCNTLSSQQLLLASEKFTRHTATLQEMRKDLQSIFTRIRTLRAKLKTQYPGEFSLALENNMKNVSFQESGVTPVKEEKQNELYESSIKSHFSQKPDL, encoded by the coding sequence ATGGATAACAAAGAAGCTGTCATGAACTCTTCAACACTAGATCAAAAGCTGCAAAATCTTATAAACAATGAGGATGTTGATGCAATTATAAAAGCTCAACAAACAACCTTGAGGAGACTTGAAAAATCTAATGCAATGCTAACAAACTGCAATACTCTTTCTTCACAACAACTTCTATTGGCAAGTGAAAAGTTCACTCGTCACACTGCGACATTGCAAGAAATGCGTAAAGATTTGCAGTCGATATTTACAAGAATAAGAACTCTTCGGGCAAAATTAAAGACACAGTACCCCGGTGAATTTTCTTTGGCTCTTGAAAATAATATGAAGAATGTTTCATTTCAAGAAAGTGGGGTTACCCCTgtaaaagaagaaaaacaaaacgAACTATATGAATCATCAATAAAAAGTCATTTTAGCCAGAAGCCTGACTTGTAA
- the LOC120332798 gene encoding glutamyl-tRNA(Gln) amidotransferase subunit B, mitochondrial-like isoform X1, which translates to MGIGGKYRLLQKPIWHHLNKTFVTQIKKKPSQLHNVWESVIGLEIHAQINTRSKLFSSARNRFMEPPNFLVSDFDAALPGTFPVLNKNCVEAAVFTSLALNCKINMKSYFDRKHYFYADLPQGYQITQQRKPIAVDGHFPIPIEERHPEEGYIIRWKNIGIDQIQLEQDSGKSLHDDVENSSLIDLNRAGVGLMEIVTSPDFSSSEEAATFVTDLQLTMMRLGTCCGKVDEGQLRVDANISIRRPGEPLGVRSEVKNIAGIRGLQQAIEFEISRQRILLESGQRVVNETRDFNAEKGITISMRDKGEFQDYRFMPEPNLPPLILYSDETLPPSFDSSCDINIDDIRRRLPHPMPVDIRRQLVEKYDLSLSDSTFLMENGIGEYFVDILVAAPNLTHLTAFDFVRSQLLGVMYATNRRTKECPVSPKQAANLLVLLDNQDINSDIMIQTFNVMVNEGGSPEEIIDSRSWRMIKDISTIEKFCDEALKTINLENMLKKYIPGKHKRPKNKKAVSTVVTAIIELSKGRAHTKIAQNVARHMLDKLSSNAPNKK; encoded by the exons ATGGGCATTGGTGGAAAATATAGATTGCTTCAAAAACCTATTTGGCATCATCTTAACAAGACATTTGTCACCCAAATAAAAAAGAAGCCATCACAACTTCACAATGTTTGGGAATCAGTAATTGGACTTGAAATTCATGCACAAATCAACACAAGATCTAAATTATTCTCAAGTGCAAGGAATCGTTTCATGGAGCCGCCAAATTTTCTTGTTTCAGATTTTGATGCTGCACTTCCTGGTACATTCCCA GTTCTCAACAAGAATTGCGTAGAAGCTGCTGTTTTTACATCTCTTGCTTTGAATTGTAAAATCAAcatgaaatcatattttgatcGAAAGCATTATTTTTATGCTGATTTACCG CAAGGTTATCAAATAACACAGCAAAGAAAACCCATTGCAGTTGATGGTCATTTTCCAATACCAATTGAAGAAAGGCATCCAGAGGAAGGCTACATAATACGATGGAAAAATATTGGGATTGATCAAATACAACTTGAACAGGACAGTGGAAAGAGTCTACATGATGATGTTGAGAATAGCAGCCTCATTGATTTGAACAGAGCAG GTGTTGGGTTGATGGAAATCGTTACTTCTCCAGATTTCTCCTCTTCTGAGGAAGCTGCTACATTTGTAACTGATCTTCAATTGACAATGATGCGACTCGGCACTTGTTGTGGGAAAGTAGACG AGGGCCAACTACGTGTGgatgcaaatatttcaattcgacGTCCAGGGGAACCACTTGGTGTTAGATCAGAAGTTAAAAATATTGCAGGAATCCGCGGACTTCAACAAGCAATTG aatttgaaatatcaagacAAAGAATATTACTCGAAAGTGGGCAGAGAGTTGTCAACGAAACAAGAGATTTCAACGCAGAGAAAGG AATAACAATTTCCATGAGAGACAAAGGAGAATTTCAAGATTATAGATTCATGCCTGAACCAAATTTACCGCCCCTCATTTTGTATAGTGATGAAACATTGCCACCTTCATTCGATTCCAG ttgtGACATAAATATTGATGACATCAGAAGACGACTTCCTCATCCTATGCCTGTAGATATCAGAAGACAGcttgttgaaaaatatgatttatcaCTGTCAGACTCTACATTTCTTATG GAAAATGGCATCGGTGAATATTTTGTTGACATCTTGGTTGCTGCTCCTAACCTTACCCATCTTACTGCATTTGATTTTGTCCGATCTCAATTATTAGGTGTGATGTATGCAACAAATAGGAGAACGAAGGAGTG tcCAGTATCGCCAAAACAAGCTGCTAATTTATTAGTATTGCTGGATAACCAGGACATTAACAGTGATATCATGATTCAGACTTTTAACGTCATGGTGAATGAAGGTGGAAGTCCAGAAGAG ATCATCGATTCTAGAAGTTGGAGAATGATCAAAGACATCTcaacaattgaaaaattttgtgaCGAAGCTTTGAAAACCATTAATTTGGAAAACATGTTGAAGAAATACATACCCGGCAAACATAAACGTCCAAAGAATAAGAAAGCTGTATCTACTGTAGTCACAGCTATCATTGAATTAAGCAAAGGCAGAGCTCATACTAAAATTGCACAAAATGTGGCGAGGCATATGCTGGACAAACTTTCATCTAACGCaccaaataaaaagtaa
- the LOC120332798 gene encoding glutamyl-tRNA(Gln) amidotransferase subunit B, mitochondrial-like isoform X2, producing MKSYFDRKHYFYADLPQGYQITQQRKPIAVDGHFPIPIEERHPEEGYIIRWKNIGIDQIQLEQDSGKSLHDDVENSSLIDLNRAGVGLMEIVTSPDFSSSEEAATFVTDLQLTMMRLGTCCGKVDEGQLRVDANISIRRPGEPLGVRSEVKNIAGIRGLQQAIEFEISRQRILLESGQRVVNETRDFNAEKGITISMRDKGEFQDYRFMPEPNLPPLILYSDETLPPSFDSSCDINIDDIRRRLPHPMPVDIRRQLVEKYDLSLSDSTFLMENGIGEYFVDILVAAPNLTHLTAFDFVRSQLLGVMYATNRRTKECPVSPKQAANLLVLLDNQDINSDIMIQTFNVMVNEGGSPEEIIDSRSWRMIKDISTIEKFCDEALKTINLENMLKKYIPGKHKRPKNKKAVSTVVTAIIELSKGRAHTKIAQNVARHMLDKLSSNAPNKK from the exons atgaaatcatattttgatcGAAAGCATTATTTTTATGCTGATTTACCG CAAGGTTATCAAATAACACAGCAAAGAAAACCCATTGCAGTTGATGGTCATTTTCCAATACCAATTGAAGAAAGGCATCCAGAGGAAGGCTACATAATACGATGGAAAAATATTGGGATTGATCAAATACAACTTGAACAGGACAGTGGAAAGAGTCTACATGATGATGTTGAGAATAGCAGCCTCATTGATTTGAACAGAGCAG GTGTTGGGTTGATGGAAATCGTTACTTCTCCAGATTTCTCCTCTTCTGAGGAAGCTGCTACATTTGTAACTGATCTTCAATTGACAATGATGCGACTCGGCACTTGTTGTGGGAAAGTAGACG AGGGCCAACTACGTGTGgatgcaaatatttcaattcgacGTCCAGGGGAACCACTTGGTGTTAGATCAGAAGTTAAAAATATTGCAGGAATCCGCGGACTTCAACAAGCAATTG aatttgaaatatcaagacAAAGAATATTACTCGAAAGTGGGCAGAGAGTTGTCAACGAAACAAGAGATTTCAACGCAGAGAAAGG AATAACAATTTCCATGAGAGACAAAGGAGAATTTCAAGATTATAGATTCATGCCTGAACCAAATTTACCGCCCCTCATTTTGTATAGTGATGAAACATTGCCACCTTCATTCGATTCCAG ttgtGACATAAATATTGATGACATCAGAAGACGACTTCCTCATCCTATGCCTGTAGATATCAGAAGACAGcttgttgaaaaatatgatttatcaCTGTCAGACTCTACATTTCTTATG GAAAATGGCATCGGTGAATATTTTGTTGACATCTTGGTTGCTGCTCCTAACCTTACCCATCTTACTGCATTTGATTTTGTCCGATCTCAATTATTAGGTGTGATGTATGCAACAAATAGGAGAACGAAGGAGTG tcCAGTATCGCCAAAACAAGCTGCTAATTTATTAGTATTGCTGGATAACCAGGACATTAACAGTGATATCATGATTCAGACTTTTAACGTCATGGTGAATGAAGGTGGAAGTCCAGAAGAG ATCATCGATTCTAGAAGTTGGAGAATGATCAAAGACATCTcaacaattgaaaaattttgtgaCGAAGCTTTGAAAACCATTAATTTGGAAAACATGTTGAAGAAATACATACCCGGCAAACATAAACGTCCAAAGAATAAGAAAGCTGTATCTACTGTAGTCACAGCTATCATTGAATTAAGCAAAGGCAGAGCTCATACTAAAATTGCACAAAATGTGGCGAGGCATATGCTGGACAAACTTTCATCTAACGCaccaaataaaaagtaa